The Oceanicaulis sp. nucleotide sequence ATGGGCGAGGTGAAGTGGGAGTATTTCGCCAGATTCAGGCCGAAATGGCCGATATTGTCGGTCGAGTAGACCGCCTGCATCTGGCTTCTGAGCACAACCTCGTTGACCGTCTCGTAGTGCTCGCCGCCCTCGGCGCGCTTGAGCACCTGGTTGAACCGGCCCGGCGTGGGGCGCTCACCCTTGGACCATTTCAGGCCCACCGTGGGCAGGAAGTCGGCGAGATTGTCGATCTTCTCAGAGCCCGGCTCGTCATGGATGCGGTAGATGAGGGGCGTGCGTTTGGCCTCCAGCGCCTCGGCGGCGGCGACGTTCGCCTGGATCATCATCTCTTCGATGAGCTTGTGCGCGTCGAAGCGCTCACGGACCTTCACGCCTTTGACGCGCCCGTCCTCGCCGATCTCGATCTTCTTCTCCGGCGCGTCGATCTCGAGCGGCTCGCGCCGGTCGCGCGCCTTCTTCAGCGCCGCATACGCGCCCCAGAGCGGTTCGAGCACGTCTTTCTTCAGCTTTTCAGCCTTGCCCGCGCCCTCGCCGTCGATCGCGGCCTGCGCATCCTCGTAGCTCAGCCCGGCCGCAGAGCGCATCCAGCCGCGAATGAAGGTGTGTCCGCGCTTGTTTCCGTCGCGGTCGAAGACCATGCGCACGGCGAGACAGGGCCGCTCCTCGCCTTCCTTCAGCGAGCACAGGTCGTTGCTCAGCCGCTCTGGCAGCATCGGCACGACCCGGTCGGGCAGATAGACCGAGACGCCGCGATTGCGTGCGCCCTTGTCCAGCGGCGAGCCGGGCGTGACGTAGGCCGCGACGTCGGCGATCGCGACGAGCACCACCCAGCCGCCTTTGTTGGCGGGATCGTCGTCGGGCGCGGCCCAGACCGCGTCGTCATGATCGCGCGCGTCGGCGGGGTCGATGGTGATCAGCGGGATGTCGCGCAGATCCTCGCGCTTGCCCTGTTTGGCGGGCTTCACCGCGCGGGCCTGTTCGGCCTCGGCGTCGGAAAAACCCTCGGGCACGCCGTGTTCGGCCATGGCGATGATCGAGCCCGCGCGCGGGCTGTTCGCATCGCCGATCACCTCCTCGATGATCGCGGTCTTCAGGCCGTGGCGGCGTTCGGACGTGACCCGCGCCAGGACCAGCTCGCCGTCTTTGGCCTTGTCCGCTTCGCCGCGCGCAGGGATCAGCTCGTGCCGCGCGCGCTTGTCGACGGGGACCAGCCGGGCGGGGCCCTTGGCCTTGTTCAGCACGCACAGGATC carries:
- the rnr gene encoding ribonuclease R; the protein is MSRDPYEEHGFTRETLLEAIKLGEGRFTKREIARALDLKGEQRTALKQALKDLESAGAIEKNHKKAWALASGLPPVTVLEVFDRDVDGEFLCRPVKEELRGPTIRLAGDRKGSPPGVGDRILARLTSDQDGAYEAHTIKKLGKSTTKILCVLNKAKGPARLVPVDKRARHELIPARGEADKAKDGELVLARVTSERRHGLKTAIIEEVIGDANSPRAGSIIAMAEHGVPEGFSDAEAEQARAVKPAKQGKREDLRDIPLITIDPADARDHDDAVWAAPDDDPANKGGWVVLVAIADVAAYVTPGSPLDKGARNRGVSVYLPDRVVPMLPERLSNDLCSLKEGEERPCLAVRMVFDRDGNKRGHTFIRGWMRSAAGLSYEDAQAAIDGEGAGKAEKLKKDVLEPLWGAYAALKKARDRREPLEIDAPEKKIEIGEDGRVKGVKVRERFDAHKLIEEMMIQANVAAAEALEAKRTPLIYRIHDEPGSEKIDNLADFLPTVGLKWSKGERPTPGRFNQVLKRAEGGEHYETVNEVVLRSQMQAVYSTDNIGHFGLNLAKYSHFTSPIRRYADLTTHRGLIRAYNLGSDGQTDAERSELEAIAEETTTNERRAMAAERDAVDRFIAAWLSDRVGSEFEGRIAGVTRFGCFVKLHETGADGLCPVSRLGSEYFMHDEASHALVGQQTGARYRLGMAVTVRLVEATPVTGGLLFDILTPPESGRPPARRAGRRDGGGRRGRGPAKPSGGKPHGRRKR